A stretch of DNA from Microcoleus sp. FACHB-831:
CCGGAATGCCTCAAAAATATGATCCAAGTTTTCTGGGGCAATGCCAATCCCCGTATCCTTCACAGCAACTACTAATTGGTCTGGCGATTGTTCGTAAACCTTTACCCAGACGTTACCAGTCTCGGTAAACTTAATAGCATTGGAAATAAGATTAACTAAAACTTGTCGCAGCCTGCCGCTGTCGTTAACAACATAAGGATTTTGCAGATCGATTTCGACATCCAATCCTAGTTGTTTTTGCAATGCCAAACTACGCAGTTCTTCTGCTGTTGCCCTGACAAGTTCTGCCAAATTTAATTCTTCGAGTTTTAGTTCTAGACGCCCAGCTTCTATTTTTGTGTGGTCGAGAATGTCGTCGATTAGAGCTAGCAAATGTTTGCCATTGTTGAGAATGCGTTCCACCATATCCGCCTGCTTGGATGTAAGCGATTCCAGGCGCTGGCGTAACAGCAACTGCGAGAAACCAATAACAGAATTCATGGGGGTTCGCAGCTCGTGGGACATGGTAGCGAGAAACTGACTTTTCAGCTTGGCGGCTTCTAGTAATTGCAGGTTTTGTAACTGAATCTGCTGTCGCTGGTTTTCTAGTTCCTCGTTTTGGTGCCCCAGCATCTTATTTTGGAGTTCTAAACGTTCCTCGCGCTCCTCTAAAGCATTGATCATTCTGGCATTGTTAATAGCGATCGCCGCCTGTTCTCCTACTGCGCCCAACAAATAGCGATCTTCGCCATCAAAGGCATGCACATCTTCCCAGTTACCAATAGCTAGGACGCCCAGCCGCCCAGCCTGCGCGGATTCAATCGCTACTACATAAATAGAGGCTGGTGACGAGCGCAATTTCTTACCCCTTTGCGCCTCTGCTCCTGTGTTCCTCTGCTTTTCTACCCCTTTACCCCTCTGCTCCCTACGCTGAATTAATTGAGATTCGCCAGTTGATAAGACCTGAGAGAGCCAACCTTCGCCCTCTAAAGCATCTTCGAGGCGCAATTCATCAGTGCGATCGCCTGCTAATACTGTCAGCGACAGCCCAGTACACTGGGGGTTGTGGAGCATGATGAAGCAAAACTGGGCACCTGCGATCGCTTCGCAAACTGTTTCCACCATCACCCGCAAAAGTCCCGGCAAATCGGTCAGTCGCTGGTTGAGTAAATTCGTTAAATGCTGGAGCGTCCGCAGTTGTTGCTGCTGTTCGCCCAAAATAATAATAGCCTTGCGTAAATTATCGCTTGCCTCCTGCGCCTCCCGTGCTGTTTTTGCATTTTCTATCGATAACGCTGCTCTACGAGCCAGATCCATAGCTAATGCCTGGTCTGAAATACCGTAGCGACGACCGGGGCGACTGTATGCAAACGAAATTGTCGCGAACGGTTTTCCCCGCACCACGACGGGCACAATCATATAAGACTTAAGCGCCAATGACCGCAGGAGTTCCAGGTGTTCGGCATCAAGGGCTGCATCCACCAGCATCAATTCGCTAATTTCTCCACACAAATCTGGTTCACCAGTCCGCAAAACTTTGGCTACACAGTGCTTTCCATCGACAGTAGGCGCATAGCGTTCTAGCAACTGTTGCACCTGCTCCTGTTTTGCCCCGTCTGTATGGGCAACTCCCACCGAACGAATCGCGCCGTCCGCTTCCAAAACTTCAACGATGCACAAATCTGCCATGTGAGGCACTGCCAATTTCGCCAAGCTGGAGAGTGTTTTTTCGTAGTCTAGCGAGGCGGCTAAGATGGTGCTGGCAGAGGCCAAAAAGCGCTCTTGTTCCTCAGCCCGCTTGCGATCTGTGATGTCGCTGATAATGCCTGCCATGCGGTAGGGTCTGCCCCTCTCGTCTCGTTGCGCTTTACCTTTGGCGATACAGTAACGATATTCTCCCGATGTATGAGACAGCCGCACTTCTATATTGAATTCTTCGTTGCGTTCCAGATGAGCTGTTAGTGCCTTGGTGAGGAGGGGTCTATCATCTGAATGCAGTAATTGAAAGAATGCCTCGTAAGTGTTTAGTTGATAATCCGCAGGTAGGCCGCTAATTTCATAGAAGCGGTCGTTCCAATAAATTTTATTTGTACAAAAATCCCAGTCCCAAATGCCATCGTGGGAGCCTTCTAGCACTAAGCGATAGCGTTCTTGTGCAACTAGCAATCGTTCGTTGGCTTGTGCTACCTCAATTTCAGCGTGATAGAGGCGAACGGCATTACGCAGACTGCGAGATAGACTTTCTGGCGAAACTTTGCTTTTTGAAATATAGTCCGATGCCCCAGCTTTCATAATATCGACGGCTGTTTGTTCGTCTCCCTGACCTGTTAGGACAACTAGGGGAACTTTGAAACCAAACGAGCGGATTTCTTTAACAAGGCTGAGTCCGTCGCCGTCGGGCAAGCGATAGTCTATGAAGGCACAGTCAAAATCCCGATGCTGTTTGAGCATAGCGATCGCGCTCTTACAGTCACACGCTTCTGTTAGAGCCATCTGCACGCCAGCAGTTTTTAACGACCTGCGAACCGCCATCCGGTCTACTTCGTCGTCATCTACTACTAGGATTTTGAGGGTTTCCTCCATAAAATTTGCTTTCAGTAGTGCTGAGGACTGAAGTTATCAACAGACGTGACGGGCGCTTTTACGGATTGCGACTGGCGATCGCCGGATAACCAGTTTTGATAATGCAGTAGTAACTCCCCTGGGATTGAGCGCTTTCCTTGAAAGCTTACATAATAATAAATTGCACGAATTACAGATTCTAACACCACTCTTTCGTATGATTTCAAACCTCTAATGCGGTAATAATGAAAATTTAGTATCGACATATTAACTTTAATACGCATAAAATATCAGTTTTCTAAATAATAGCAATCATATTTACTAATGTTTGATTGCTTTTTGCCATCGTTTCCAGGTTATAGACCGAAAGCAGCCCTTAAACCTGTTTTTATAGCATTTCATTGAGCGTCCAATACTTATTTAGCGTCGCCACTGCTTCCACAAAATTAGTAAATGTAACTGGTTTTACAATATAACCCGCCACGTTGAGCTGATAGGCTTCCACCTTATCTTTGTCCTCATTGGAAGTCGTCAGCACAATTACAGGTATTTTTGTGAGTTCCGGATCTGCCCGCAACTCGCGCAAAAACTCAATCCCCCCCATTTTAGGCATATTTAGGTCGAGCAATATCAAGCGGCGCTGGCTAGGAATCGGTGGAGAATCGCCC
This window harbors:
- a CDS encoding ATP-binding protein, which translates into the protein MEETLKILVVDDDEVDRMAVRRSLKTAGVQMALTEACDCKSAIAMLKQHRDFDCAFIDYRLPDGDGLSLVKEIRSFGFKVPLVVLTGQGDEQTAVDIMKAGASDYISKSKVSPESLSRSLRNAVRLYHAEIEVAQANERLLVAQERYRLVLEGSHDGIWDWDFCTNKIYWNDRFYEISGLPADYQLNTYEAFFQLLHSDDRPLLTKALTAHLERNEEFNIEVRLSHTSGEYRYCIAKGKAQRDERGRPYRMAGIISDITDRKRAEEQERFLASASTILAASLDYEKTLSSLAKLAVPHMADLCIVEVLEADGAIRSVGVAHTDGAKQEQVQQLLERYAPTVDGKHCVAKVLRTGEPDLCGEISELMLVDAALDAEHLELLRSLALKSYMIVPVVVRGKPFATISFAYSRPGRRYGISDQALAMDLARRAALSIENAKTAREAQEASDNLRKAIIILGEQQQQLRTLQHLTNLLNQRLTDLPGLLRVMVETVCEAIAGAQFCFIMLHNPQCTGLSLTVLAGDRTDELRLEDALEGEGWLSQVLSTGESQLIQRREQRGKGVEKQRNTGAEAQRGKKLRSSPASIYVVAIESAQAGRLGVLAIGNWEDVHAFDGEDRYLLGAVGEQAAIAINNARMINALEEREERLELQNKMLGHQNEELENQRQQIQLQNLQLLEAAKLKSQFLATMSHELRTPMNSVIGFSQLLLRQRLESLTSKQADMVERILNNGKHLLALIDDILDHTKIEAGRLELKLEELNLAELVRATAEELRSLALQKQLGLDVEIDLQNPYVVNDSGRLRQVLVNLISNAIKFTETGNVWVKVYEQSPDQLVVAVKDTGIGIAPENLDHIFEAFRQVDQALAKKHYGTGLGLAITTSLLDLMKGKISVDSQLGQGSTFLIEFPRQVSV
- a CDS encoding response regulator produces the protein MTNLLLVDDDEVDVMTVRRAFKKNNITNPFFVANNGLEALAMLRGEGDSPPIPSQRRLILLDLNMPKMGGIEFLRELRADPELTKIPVIVLTTSNEDKDKVEAYQLNVAGYIVKPVTFTNFVEAVATLNKYWTLNEML